The following coding sequences lie in one Desulfobacterales bacterium genomic window:
- a CDS encoding IclR family transcriptional regulator has protein sequence MKKYGAPSVKKAFAILSAVSSSKEGLGVSELAKNLKMAKSTVHGMTSALEELGAVMRDPLSKKYKLGFTLLEIGRSAYSQIDLKTSARPVMEDLMEKTRTSVFLGIMNWDHVTILDIVESRQDLKITAPVGTTIPMLAGAVGKVFLATMKDQQARKIIESKGLPRFTSNSIIDTDVYFKELEQVSAQGFAIDDEEYILGVRAVASPLMGLGQLRSAIWIVGFKASLDEKKMKTLTGETHQAAKEISRRIQQQLITSQNIN, from the coding sequence ATGAAAAAGTATGGTGCGCCGTCCGTAAAAAAGGCTTTTGCCATCCTCAGCGCTGTTTCTTCGTCCAAAGAAGGCCTGGGAGTGAGCGAGCTGGCTAAAAATCTCAAAATGGCCAAAAGCACGGTTCATGGCATGACATCGGCCCTTGAAGAACTGGGTGCGGTCATGCGGGATCCGCTGTCCAAAAAATACAAATTGGGCTTCACTTTGCTCGAAATCGGTCGTTCAGCATATTCCCAGATTGACCTCAAAACATCGGCAAGGCCGGTGATGGAAGATCTGATGGAAAAAACCCGAACGTCTGTTTTTCTGGGCATCATGAACTGGGACCATGTCACCATCCTGGATATTGTTGAGTCCAGGCAGGACCTTAAGATTACGGCCCCGGTTGGCACCACCATCCCCATGCTGGCCGGCGCAGTCGGCAAGGTTTTTCTGGCAACCATGAAGGACCAGCAGGCCCGCAAAATCATTGAATCCAAAGGTTTGCCGCGTTTTACAAGCAATTCGATCATCGATACGGACGTGTATTTCAAAGAGTTAGAGCAGGTCAGCGCACAAGGGTTCGCCATCGATGATGAAGAATATATCCTGGGTGTTCGGGCGGTGGCATCGCCGCTGATGGGGCTGGGACAATTGAGGTCAGCTATCTGGATCGTCGGGTTCAAAGCCAGCCTTGACGAAAAAAAGATGAAAACACTCACCGGTGAAACCCACCAAGCTGCCAAGGAAATCAGCCGACGCATTCAGCAGCAGCTGATTACCTCGCAAAATATCAACTAA